In bacterium, the following are encoded in one genomic region:
- a CDS encoding FAD-dependent oxidoreductase, which produces MGEIRLTMDGRELTVRRGMTILEAARENGIEIPTLCYHEKIEPNTSCFVCVVRDLGSGRFLPSCTAKATDGMRIDAGSAEVRDLRKTALNLLLSEHIGDCEAPCTIACPAHAKVEEYVRAGREGDLLTGLKIIKRRIPLPMSIGRVCPRFCEKDCRRNVKDRPVAINDFKRLAADMHYETYMEDLPPLGDKKVAVVGAGPAGYAAAYYLRLEGVASDIYERMPEPGGMLRYGIPEYRLPKAILDTELAHFDKMGGITLRCNTELGKDVTLDELKGGYDAVVIAVGSWRPSVMGAEGEELAEGGIDWLAETALAGWTGGNPGETIVVGGGNTAMDCVRTALRLGGDAVHCFYRRTEKEMPAEQIEIDEAREEGVNFEFLTAPVSLRRGENGRYVMRCIRMKLGEPDASGRRRPIPIEGSEYEVEADTVITAIGQKTVAPEGVPVNRWGDVEVNPKNCLACDKVFAAGDCVSGPATVVEAVAGGRRAALGVLAFFEGREHSDPYL; this is translated from the coding sequence ATGGGTGAGATTCGCCTTACCATGGACGGCCGCGAGCTCACCGTCCGCCGGGGGATGACGATTCTCGAGGCCGCCCGGGAAAACGGGATCGAGATCCCGACCCTGTGCTACCACGAGAAGATCGAGCCCAACACCTCCTGTTTCGTCTGCGTGGTGCGCGATCTCGGCTCGGGCCGATTCCTGCCGAGCTGCACGGCCAAAGCGACGGACGGGATGCGCATAGACGCCGGTTCCGCCGAGGTGCGCGACCTGCGCAAGACGGCCCTCAACCTCCTGCTCTCCGAGCACATCGGCGACTGCGAGGCGCCGTGCACCATCGCCTGCCCGGCCCACGCCAAGGTGGAGGAGTACGTCCGCGCCGGACGCGAGGGTGACCTCCTCACCGGCTTGAAAATAATCAAACGGCGCATCCCGCTCCCCATGTCCATCGGTCGGGTCTGCCCCCGTTTCTGCGAGAAGGACTGCCGCCGCAACGTCAAGGACCGCCCCGTCGCCATCAACGACTTCAAGCGCCTGGCCGCCGACATGCACTACGAGACGTACATGGAAGACCTGCCGCCGTTGGGTGACAAGAAGGTGGCCGTGGTGGGCGCCGGGCCCGCGGGGTACGCCGCGGCGTACTACCTGCGCCTGGAGGGCGTCGCCTCCGACATCTACGAGCGGATGCCCGAGCCCGGCGGAATGCTCCGCTACGGCATCCCCGAATACCGCCTTCCGAAAGCGATCCTGGACACCGAGCTGGCACACTTTGACAAGATGGGCGGCATCACACTCAGATGTAACACCGAGTTGGGGAAGGACGTCACCCTGGACGAGCTCAAGGGGGGTTACGACGCCGTCGTCATCGCCGTGGGGAGCTGGAGGCCGAGCGTCATGGGGGCCGAGGGCGAGGAGCTGGCCGAGGGCGGGATAGATTGGCTGGCCGAGACCGCCCTTGCCGGATGGACCGGCGGGAATCCCGGCGAGACCATCGTCGTCGGCGGCGGCAACACCGCCATGGACTGTGTCCGCACCGCCTTGCGACTGGGCGGCGACGCCGTGCACTGCTTCTACCGGCGCACGGAGAAGGAGATGCCCGCCGAGCAGATCGAGATAGACGAGGCCCGGGAGGAGGGGGTTAATTTCGAGTTCCTCACCGCCCCGGTGAGCCTGCGGCGGGGTGAGAACGGCCGCTACGTGATGCGCTGCATCCGCATGAAGCTGGGCGAGCCGGACGCCTCGGGCCGCCGCCGACCGATCCCCATTGAGGGTTCCGAGTACGAGGTCGAGGCCGACACCGTCATCACCGCCATCGGCCAGAAGACCGTCGCCCCCGAGGGGGTGCCGGTGAACCGCTGGGGCGACGTGGAGGTGAACCCGAAGAACTGCCTCGCCTGCGACAAGGTCTTTGCCGCCGGGGATTGCGTGAGCGGCCCGGCCACCGTCGTCGAGGCGGTGGCGGGTGGACGCCGTGCCGCTCTGGGCGTGCTGGCTTTCTTCGAGGGTCGCGAGCACTCCGACCCCTATCTC